In the genome of Phlebotomus papatasi isolate M1 chromosome 2, Ppap_2.1, whole genome shotgun sequence, one region contains:
- the LOC129802584 gene encoding tax1-binding protein 3 homolog encodes MAKMAFQHQAGTAMECLSIPITLHKEQDIDEEGREILKCGFKIGGGIDQDYKKSPQGYTDNGIYVTEVHEGSPAAKAGLRIHDKILQCNGYDFTMVTHKKAVSYIRKNPVLNLLVARKGVTST; translated from the exons ATGGCAAAGATGGCTTTTCAGCACCAGGCGGGCACGGCGATGGAGTGCCTGAGTATCCCCATCACGCTGCACAAGGAGCAGGACATTGATGAGGAAGGGCGTGAAATCCTCAAGTGCGGCTTTAAGATTGGGGGCGGAATCGACCAGGACTACAAAAAGAGCCCTCAGGGATATACAGACAAT GGCATTTACGTGACGGAAGTCCATGAAGGTAGTCCGGCTGCAAAGGCAGGCCTTCGGATCCATGATAAGATCCTCCAGTGCAACGGCTATGACTTCACAATGGTGACCCACAAGAAGGCTGTCAGCTACATCCGGAAGAATCCTGTGCTGAATCTCCTAGTGGCTCGCAAGGGAGTCACCTCTACGTAA
- the LOC129802578 gene encoding origin recognition complex subunit 4 yields MISKNNSEGNSEQMHEEALLTRKYLKNALMNSKTSISGHEEQRRQVEELFRKVAGDGESNSAILIGQRGSGKTTLIASILMDLLGENWFTENTMIVYLNGLIHTDDKLALASIAVQLKLENTVDGKVFGSFAENLEFLLSSLRRGDKKHSKSVIFLLEEFDLFCSHHNQTLLYNLFDVSQSPQVPVCVLGTTCRMDVMELLEKRVKSRFSHRQFFLFPTSNDPERRISSFREYLMLPTKKNLPVNARRHLEDDNPCEFNFLRLKLDETPCKVSGKWIQDWNKHIQDLSAKEEIRRCLKAMYEIDISEQAFKTFLMEIISMISPHKPILNETDVLSVMKKYLADEKILILRDLSVMEFCLIISMKHHCEIYDRDPFNFEMIYDRFVKFANSTKSVQHWSRNAMFKAFEFIAQQELIAPIGQGAKIQKEFQMYRLVLTFGQIAEATKTYPGLPTDIGQWAQSSLV; encoded by the exons atGATATCCAAAAATAATAGTGAAGGAAATAGTGAACAAATGCACGAAGAAGCTCTCCTGACAAGGAAGTACCTGAAAAATGCACTGATGAACAGTAAAACATCAATTTCTGGGCATGAAGAGCAGAGGCGTCAAGTTGAAGAACTTTTCCGGAAGGTTGCCGGCGATGGGGAGTCAAATTCTGCCATTCTCATCGGTCAGAGAGGCTCTGGGAAGACAACA cTTATTGCTTCGATCCTGATGGATCTTTTGGGAGAGAATTGGTTTACTGAAAATACAATGATCGTGTACCTCAATGGATTGATCCACACAGATGACAAGCTCGCTCTGGCTTCTATCGCTGTCCAATTGAAGCTAGAGAACACCGTTGATGGAAAAGTATTTGGTTCTTTTGCAGAGAACCTCGAATTCTTGCTGTCTTCCCTGAGGAGAGGAGACAAGAAGCATTCAAAGAGCGTTATCTTCCTCCTGGAAGAGTTTGATCTCTTTTGTTCCCATCACAATCAGACCCTCCTGTACAATCTCTTCGATGTGAGTCAGTCTCCTCAGGTGCCAGTTTGTGTTTTGGGAACAACTTGTCGGATGGACGTGATGGAATTGCTGGAGAAAAGAGTGAAATCTCGCTTCTCTCATCGGCAGTTCTTCCTCTTTCCCACATCTAATGATCCCGAACGGAGAATCTCATCCTTCAGGGAGTATCTCATGCTTCCGACAAAGAAAAATCTCCCTGTGAATGCCAGGAGACATCTTGAGGATGATAATCCTTGTGAATTCAACTTTCTGAGGCTCAAACTTGATGAGACCCCTTGCAAAGTTTCCGGGAAGTGGATTCAAGACTGGAATAAGCATATTCAGGATCTCTCAGCGAAAGAAGAG aTCCGGCGTTGCCTGAAAGCAATGTACGAGATCGACATCTCTGAACAGGCATTCAAAACCTTCCTGATGGAGATCATATCAATGATTTCCCCTCACAAACCAATCCTCAATGAGACTGACGTTCTGAGCGTGATGAAGAAGTATCTTGCGGATGAGAAGATTCTCATTCTCAGAGATCTCTCTGTGATGGAGTTCTGCCTTATAATCTCCATGAAGCATCACTGTGAGATCTATGATCGTGATCCCTTCAATTTTGAGATGATTTACGATCGCTTCGTAAAGTTTGCCAACAGCACAAAGTCTGTGCAACACTGGAGCCGAAATGCCATGTTCAAGGCTTTTGAATTTATAGCTCAGCAGGAACTAATTGCTCCAATTGGCCAAGGAGCAAAGATTCAGAAGGAGTTTCAAATGTATCGATTAGTATTGACATTTGGACAGATTGCAGAAGCAACAAAAACCTATCCTGGACTTCCGACAGATATTGGACAATGGGCACAGAGTTCTTTGGTATAA
- the LOC129802583 gene encoding uncharacterized protein LOC129802583, which produces MSGDSEGAAPDLGKLKDFLNKRDFKMPKMEEIMKVLDQMNMPEEEKEKLRANLLNNRLTPRPNYLIFIVTVALVLLIFVFIGRKLYKTLTAKDRKQAEKKKLKEEKKAKQKDESKNTKKSKGERDKSKTKQN; this is translated from the exons ATGAGTGGAGATAGTGAAGGTGCTGCTCCGGATCTGGGCAAATTGAAGGATTTCCTCAACAAGAGAGACTTCAAAATGCCCAAAATGGAAGAAATTATGAAGGTATTGGATCAGATGAACATGCCTGAGGAGGAGAAGGAAAAACTAAGAGCGAACCTTCTCAATAATAGATTGACTCCACGTCCCAATTACCTTATCTTTATCGTCACGGTTGCGCTCGTGCTCCTGATCTTCG TTTTCATTGGGCGAAAACTCTACAAGACACTCACAGCAAAGGACAGAAAACAGGCTGAGAAGAAGAAATTGAAGGAAGAGAAGAAGGCAAAGCAGAAAGACGAGagcaaaaataccaaaaagtcCAAAGGAGAAAGAGATAAGAGCAAAACGAAACAGAATTAA